The Fusarium musae strain F31 chromosome 10, whole genome shotgun sequence genome window below encodes:
- a CDS encoding hypothetical protein (EggNog:ENOG41~antiSMASH:Cluster_10.5), translating into MADSSSSAAPQTPEYYVGSFPAPGLRQIVRHITGHREDGKARFLTSDHGEHYRFMGENKAVANIIYSTRETPVNLNEDVDVVKAKQEEPPFHYRNGSIVRMIDFGPGVESPFHRSLTIDYGIVIEGVFELTLDSGEMRIMRQGDVCVQRATAHKWKNITGNETMPGRMMWILLDAEELSVGGIKVEGYLGTLEKEYRGRGHY; encoded by the exons ATGGCAGACAGTAGTTCTTCAGCTGCACCACAGACTCCTGAGTACTATGTTGGGAGCTTTCCTGCCCCGGGCCTACGCCAGATTGTCAGACACATCACCGGCCACCGCGAAGATGGCAAAGCGCGTTTTCTAACCTCCGACCACGGCGAGCATTATCGTTTTATGGGTGAGAACAAAGCTGTGGCTAATATCATCTACTCCACTCGAGAAACACCCGTCAATCTCAATGAAGACGTTGATGTCGTAAAGGCAAAGCAGGAGGAG CCTCCCTTCCACTACCGTAACGGGTCCATCGTCCGCATGATTGATTTTGGTCCTGGTGTTGAGTCTCCATTCCATCGATCTCTGACTATTGATTACGGCATCGTCATAGAAGGAGTCTTTGAACTGACTCTCGATTCTGGAGAGATGCGTATCATGCGTCAGGGCGATGTCTGTGTCCAAAGAGCTACTGCACATAAGTGGAAGAATATTACTGGGAATGAAACCATGCCAGGACGAATGATGTGGATTTTGCTCGACGCTGAAGAGCTTAGTGTAGGCGGAATCAAGGTGGAGGGGTATCTTGGTACTTTGGAGAAGGAGTATCGGGGTCGGGGCCACTATTGA
- a CDS encoding hypothetical protein (EggNog:ENOG41): MAACIGYSYLLPKIEIFNLDDLDAALEKIYGEGKLRTALEPNGWAGEYINLSLYRYEYLYSPINSNLYTSIVTMSAPEEPGIMRVVGEPKHFKLETLSRDLEKIHGKGKARWKLIQAHKAKLVAITIETEDISALAEHYESLGVEVEWEKKKK, encoded by the exons ATGGCCGCTTGCATCGGATATTCATATCTGCTACCTAAGATTGAGATTTTCAACCTCGACGACCTCGATGCTGCTTTGGAGAAAATTTACGGCGAGGGCAAA CTACGCACTGCTCTCGAGCCAAATGGGTGGGCTGGAGAATACATAAACCTCTCTCTGTACCGCTACGAATACCTTTACAGCCCCATCAATTCAAATCTTTATACCTCAATTGTCACAATGTCTGCACCTGAAGAGCCGGGAATTATGCGGGTCGTTGGGGAGCCAAAACACTTCAAGCTTGAGACGCTCAGCCGTGATCTTGAAAAGATTCATGGCAAAGGAAAGGCGCGGTGGAAACTGATCCAGGCTCACAAAGCCAAACTCGTCGCAATTACGATTGAAACAGAAGATATTTCTGCTTTGGCAGAACACTACGAAAGCCTTGGCGTGGAAGTTGAAtgggagaaaaagaagaaatga
- a CDS encoding hypothetical protein (EggNog:ENOG41~antiSMASH:Cluster_10.5) has protein sequence MAASNRCIEFPAPGLRNPFRYVTGHDSNGEPTFLLTDHGDHRAVMLDGEGAQSIMYSSNSNPVELTNNVDLEFARTNRPSLHIPKGCVVRMVDFAPGGESNMHRALSLGIGTVCEGEVELCLSEDGKVSRVLRPGDVIINRCAMHLWRNTSKEKPARVLFVMLDVKPVFVNGKALEFDMGELMKEYGDYKEGEGANKNA, from the exons ATGGCAGCTTCCAATCGATGCATCGAGTTTCCGGCCCCAGGGCTTCGAAACCCGTTCCGCTATGTCACTGGCCATGACAGTAACGGCGAGCCAACATTCCTGCTg ACAGATCATGGCGACCATCGCGCTGTTATGCTAGACGGTGAAGGTGCTCAAAGCATCATGTACAGCAGCAACTCCAATCCAGTGGAGCTCACCAATAATGTCGACTTAGAATTTGCTAGAACGAACAGA CCTTCTCTCCACATCCCAAAGGGCTGTGTCGTCCGCATGGTAGATTTTGCACCAGGCGGTGAGTCCAACATGCATCGCGCTTTGAGTCTTGGGATAGGAACTGTCTGTGAGGGTGAAGTTGAGCTATGTTTGAGTGAAGACGGAAAGGTCAGCCGTGTTCTTCGCCCAGGAGATGTTATTATCAATCGCTGTGCTATGCATCTCTGGAGAAATACGTCCAAGGAGAAGCCGGCTCGCGTGCTCTTTGTTATGCTGGACGTTAAACCGGTTTTTGTTAATGGTAAGGCTTTGGAGTTTGATATGGGCGAGCTTATGAAGGAGTATGGTGACTATAAGGAGGGTGAAGGGGCAAATAAGAACGCGTAG
- a CDS encoding hypothetical protein (EggNog:ENOG41), whose translation MRSFIAIAALAISGAVAGPCKPRNTETSASVASQTSSAAIEATTLPAPPVDSIITNTCTGGGLTSLDPFVTDGDVTLNTDEGYNPGGGSSDRSCASLSARSSVTRKRQTLGEIAALKQLLTGLNVRTQYTVQFFYLVFTPPQATTSCVLEAFIGSTKFFTTGIFSNGASVSYNQVLVSTSAPATQGFLNIQTTCSGGGSAVVLIDSIFISNQVTPENINDFRLDFGGGDIREPVNSSPTTRVAPTTQRGPATETFPGTRGGPATQTAPATQSEPATQRGPATQTFPGTQDSPATEALPTTQNGPATQNGPSTATNVPNQDPSTALQNQSTESAKGSVIPTETAINGATTQTVNPGFQTSTSANGGASTDANFASTTTRPDTQPATPTPGSQTVTAFDPDTTIGPLNNAAPPQDNCVSTNLIPNGDFESASSGWQIFGNAGITYNGQFGPQARANSGNLAMALHWPQKDGVKAGFKRTITGLMPGQTYYLGYGHHTGNGAHLPYYECDILVKFDGVNFDDFDPFYDPNAWWQYRNRMNFVTPTHSTVELSFVLTCKNNPAAFTLLMDDVFLSACQK comes from the exons ATGCGTTCCTTTATCGCCATCGCGGCTCTAGCCATTTCTGGCGCCGTCGCTGGTCCTTGCAAGCCTCGAAACACTGAAACTTCTGCTTCCGTTGCTTCGCAGACTTCATCTGCTGCTATTGAAGCTACGACTCTTCCTGCGCCTCCGGTCGATTCTATCATTACCAACACTTGTACCGGCGGTGGTCTTACGAGCCTCGATCCGTTTGTCACTGATGGCGATGTCACCCTTAACACTGACGAAGGTTACAACCCTGGCGGTGGAAGCTCTGATAGGAGCTGTGCTTCACTCAGTGCCCGGTCTTCTGTAACGCGCAAGCGTCAGACTCTGGGAGAGATTGCGGCGCTAAAGCAGTTGCTTACTGGTCTGAACGTGCGAACTCAGTACACGGTTCAGTTCTTCTACCTCGTCTTCACGCCTCCCCAGGCGACAACTTCATGTGTTCTCGAGGCATTTATCGGTTCTACAAAGTTCTTCACCACTGGCATTTTCTCCAATGGCGCTAGCGTCAGCTACAACCAGGTCTTGGTCTCTACTTCTGCCCCTGCTACACAGGGCTTCTTGAACATCCAGACTACCTGCTCTGGTGGAGGTTCTGCTGTGGTGCTTATTGATTCTATCTTCATTTCTAACCAGGTCACTCCTGAGAACATCAACGACTTTAGACTTGATTTTGGAGGCGGTGATATCCGTGAGCCTGTTAATAGCTCTCCTACTACTCGGGTTGCCCCGACTACTCAGCGTGGACCTGCTACCGAGACATTCCCTGGTACTCGAGGTGGTCCTGCTACACAAACTGCTCCTGCTACCCAATCTGAGCCTGCCACTCAGAGAGGCCCTGCTACCCAGACCTTCCCTGGTACTCAAGACAGCCCTGCTACTGAAGCTCTTCCGACCACACAGAATGGACCTGCTACTCAGAACGGCCCTTCTACCGCCACCAATGTTCCCAACCAAGACCCTAGTACCGCCCTTCAGAACCAGAGCACCGAGTCTGCTAAAGGAAGCGTCATCCCCACCGAGACTGCTATCAACGGAGCTACCACTCAGACAGTCAATCCTGGCTTCCAGACCAGCACCTCCGCAAACGGCGGTGCCTCGACTGATGCCAACTTTGCTTCCACCACGACTCGTCCCGACACCCAACCTGCCACTCCTACCCCTGGTTCCCAAACCGTTACCGCGTTCGACCCCGATACTACCATCGGTCCTCTCAACAACGCCGCGCCTCCTCAGGATAACTGCGTCAGCACCAACCTGATCCCCAACGGTGACTTTGAGTCTGCATCAAGTGGCTGGCAGATCTTCGGAAACGCTGGTATCACCTACAACGGCCAATTCGGCCCCCAAGCCCGCGCCAACAGCGGAAACCTCGCCAT GGCTCTCCACTGGCCTCAAAAAGACGGTGTTAAGGCCGGTTTCAAGCGCACCATCACAGGCCTGATGCCCGGCCAGACATACTATCTCGGCTACGGCCACCACACGGGCAACGGCGCCCATCTTCCCTACTACGAGTGTGACATCCTCGTCAAGTTTGACGGTGTCAActttgatgactttgatcCTTTCTACGACCCTAATGCTTGGTGGCAGTACCGCAACCGCATGAACTTTGTCACGCCTACGCACTCTACTGTTGAGCTGTCGTTTGTTCTTACTTGCAAGAATAACCCTGCTGCTTTTACGCTTCTTATGGATGATGTTTTCCTTTCTGCTTGCCAGAAATAG